In Halococcus salifodinae DSM 8989, a single genomic region encodes these proteins:
- a CDS encoding amino acid permease, with amino-acid sequence MADEELAKDLGLLSAMTIGIGTMIGAGIFVLPGVAAQTSGPIVVVSFVAGGLIAMVNALSVSELGTAMPKAGGGYYYVNRALGPLFGSIAGLGDWMGLAFASAFYCIGFGQYLAELVGLPQVGFLSPIQLGALAAGVVFVGVNYIGAKETGRIQTVIVLVLLAILGVFALVGWTAFDYATLAGEGGLAPFGFGAILPGTALVFVSFLGYAKIATVAEELKNPGRNLPIAIIGSVALVTVAYAVIVTTMLGIVSWPELSQDAPVAQAAEVAFPGGFAGIAATVMTLGALLATASSANASILASARINFAMGRERIVTNWLNEIHPRFATPYRSILVTGLVIVVFIAALGRDLAVLAKAASVLHLIVYALMNVALIVFRVSEAVEYDPDFRVPLYPVTPVVGAVLSLGLVAFMDTIEIALSGLFVVGAVGWYFVYARNEVEREGLLSRYVLSRSERLPDSAVSAAATVQPDGGDYRVLVPLANPANRTALIALAGSIAKHRGGRIVAVHIVQVPDQTSLAAGAEHIEKFDDSVDLLERAEADAEPFGVPVETHTVLSHRSFEEVFDAARTYSADTVVMGFGEDSRGSPGRAESAIDELASSLPCDFLVLRDRGFDPSRIVVPTAGGPDSALSAQVATMLQAEHDAEIALLHVADDRAEGEAFLAEWADEHGLSDAELLVETGDVETAIARAAADASMLIVGATERGLLSRLVRGSLVLDVVDDVECSVLLAEKTRERGLFGRLLG; translated from the coding sequence GTGGCTGACGAGGAGCTCGCCAAGGATCTCGGGTTGCTGTCGGCGATGACCATCGGCATCGGAACGATGATCGGCGCGGGCATCTTCGTCCTGCCGGGTGTCGCCGCCCAGACGTCCGGTCCCATCGTCGTCGTCTCCTTCGTCGCCGGCGGTCTCATCGCCATGGTGAACGCGCTGTCGGTCTCGGAGCTCGGCACCGCGATGCCGAAAGCCGGTGGCGGCTACTACTACGTCAATCGCGCGCTCGGCCCGCTCTTTGGTTCGATTGCCGGTCTCGGCGACTGGATGGGGCTGGCGTTCGCCTCGGCGTTTTACTGCATCGGCTTCGGGCAGTATCTCGCCGAACTCGTTGGACTCCCGCAGGTGGGTTTCCTCTCACCGATTCAGCTCGGGGCGCTCGCTGCCGGCGTCGTCTTCGTCGGCGTCAACTACATCGGCGCGAAGGAGACCGGGAGAATCCAGACCGTCATCGTGCTCGTGTTGCTGGCAATACTCGGCGTGTTCGCCCTCGTCGGCTGGACCGCCTTCGACTACGCGACGCTCGCCGGCGAGGGCGGTCTCGCGCCGTTCGGCTTCGGGGCCATCCTCCCCGGAACGGCGCTCGTGTTCGTCTCCTTTCTGGGGTATGCGAAGATCGCCACCGTCGCCGAAGAACTCAAGAACCCTGGCAGAAACCTCCCTATCGCCATCATCGGCAGCGTCGCGCTCGTCACCGTCGCCTACGCCGTCATCGTGACGACGATGCTCGGCATCGTCTCCTGGCCCGAGCTGAGCCAGGATGCGCCGGTCGCCCAGGCCGCAGAGGTGGCGTTCCCCGGCGGTTTCGCCGGCATTGCCGCGACCGTGATGACCCTCGGCGCGCTGCTGGCGACGGCATCGTCGGCGAACGCCTCGATTCTCGCGTCGGCACGCATCAACTTCGCCATGGGCCGAGAACGGATCGTCACCAACTGGCTCAACGAGATTCATCCGCGGTTCGCCACACCCTACCGCTCGATTCTGGTGACGGGTCTCGTCATCGTCGTGTTCATCGCGGCGCTCGGTCGGGATCTCGCGGTGCTGGCGAAGGCGGCGAGCGTGCTCCACCTCATCGTCTACGCGCTGATGAACGTCGCGCTCATCGTCTTTCGCGTCTCGGAGGCGGTCGAGTACGACCCCGACTTCCGGGTGCCGCTGTACCCGGTGACGCCGGTGGTCGGTGCGGTGCTCTCGCTCGGCCTCGTCGCGTTCATGGACACCATCGAGATCGCACTCTCGGGGCTGTTCGTCGTCGGGGCGGTCGGCTGGTACTTCGTCTATGCCCGCAACGAGGTCGAACGGGAGGGACTGCTCAGTCGGTACGTCCTCAGTCGCTCCGAGCGCCTGCCCGATTCTGCCGTGTCGGCCGCCGCGACCGTCCAGCCCGACGGCGGCGACTACCGGGTACTGGTGCCGCTGGCGAACCCCGCAAACCGGACCGCCCTCATCGCGCTCGCGGGCAGTATCGCCAAACACCGCGGCGGGCGCATCGTCGCGGTCCACATCGTTCAGGTTCCGGACCAGACTTCGCTCGCCGCCGGGGCCGAGCACATCGAGAAGTTCGACGACTCGGTGGACCTCCTCGAACGTGCCGAGGCGGATGCCGAGCCGTTCGGCGTCCCGGTCGAGACCCACACCGTGCTCAGCCACCGCTCGTTCGAGGAGGTCTTCGACGCCGCGCGGACCTACAGCGCCGATACGGTGGTGATGGGCTTCGGCGAGGATTCCCGTGGCTCGCCGGGCCGCGCCGAGAGCGCGATCGACGAACTCGCGAGCTCGCTACCCTGTGATTTCCTCGTGCTCAGGGATCGCGGGTTCGATCCCTCGCGGATCGTGGTCCCCACCGCTGGCGGTCCCGACTCGGCGCTCAGCGCTCAGGTCGCGACGATGCTCCAGGCCGAACACGACGCCGAGATCGCGCTCCTCCACGTCGCCGACGACCGTGCCGAAGGCGAGGCGTTCCTCGCGGAGTGGGCCGACGAGCACGGTCTGAGCGACGCCGAACTCCTCGTCGAGACCGGCGACGTCGAGACGGCGATCGCGCGCG
- a CDS encoding universal stress protein, which produces MTVARDLFETVVLPVASAEDARTTCAAAAAHLRRTGGRAVVVHVIEKTGGAPDKASVEQREEGAEETFAAAREACDATEITVETRLEYGTDVAETVFKVANDVDASAVAFTPREASRWIKLLSGDVANALINGGERPVVVLPDHVADDADTTDDAADGGGGG; this is translated from the coding sequence ATGACTGTCGCCAGAGACCTCTTCGAGACCGTGGTGCTCCCGGTCGCGAGCGCCGAGGACGCACGCACCACGTGTGCGGCCGCGGCGGCCCACCTCCGACGGACGGGTGGGCGCGCGGTCGTCGTCCACGTGATCGAGAAGACCGGTGGCGCGCCGGACAAGGCCTCGGTCGAACAACGCGAGGAGGGTGCAGAGGAGACGTTCGCGGCCGCACGCGAGGCGTGTGACGCCACCGAGATCACGGTCGAGACACGGCTTGAGTACGGCACCGACGTGGCCGAGACCGTCTTCAAAGTCGCCAACGACGTGGACGCGAGCGCGGTCGCGTTCACGCCCCGGGAGGCGAGCCGGTGGATCAAACTCCTCTCCGGCGACGTTGCGAACGCGCTGATCAACGGGGGCGAACGGCCGGTCGTCGTGCTGCCCGATCACGTGGCCGACGATGCCGATACGACCGACGACGCGGCCGACGGGGGCGGCGGTGGCTGA
- a CDS encoding cation:proton antiporter domain-containing protein — translation MATGGAELIALVAGIVALGIVSQVLGDRFRVPSIIFLLSVGLLLGPLSGFVLPERIVTVDTFGGALSAIVGLAVAIIVFEGAFHLRIEDLRQASSASFRLVTLGAAISLVGTATVVHYALATPWDIAFLIGALLVATGPTVISPILDVVPVRDRVGTALETEGIVNDVTAAVLAVVVFEVVVLGEGFGTVEIVAEFLTKIGVGLLVGTAVAGALWYLLRYVDLSPGNAPRNARLLVLAGALVAYGLANSWTSEAGIAAVATAGIIVGNLDIPYEAEITEFKGDVTLIVLSFVFIALAALLNFQDLPLDLGGLAVVVVVALVFRPLLVFLSTTGDRFTREERVFMSLVGPRGIIPASVATLFAVRLQAEGLDAAATTLVGTVFLVIFATVVFEGGLARYFAEYLDVIPMRALIVGGGKVGRDLSTRLEARGENVVIVEDDQSIVTTARNEGFTVHVGDGTNSDVLRSAGAENASTVVATTGDDDVNLLVAQLAATTFDTDRVISRVNRPENVDAFADLDVDTISSTEATSWAIDNRIERPALWNWMTELGRSGDVQEFEVTAKDVAGKTIADLSSAIPEGCLIALVCRNGENKVPDGDFELQQGDRITLVGLNESVQGALERFHPAD, via the coding sequence GTGGCAACTGGCGGCGCTGAGCTGATCGCGCTCGTTGCGGGAATCGTCGCGCTCGGGATCGTCTCCCAGGTGCTCGGCGATCGGTTCCGTGTGCCGAGCATCATCTTTCTGCTGTCGGTGGGGCTCCTTCTCGGTCCGTTGTCCGGGTTCGTCCTTCCCGAACGGATCGTCACCGTCGACACGTTCGGCGGCGCGCTCTCGGCGATCGTCGGCCTCGCGGTCGCGATCATCGTGTTCGAGGGGGCCTTTCATCTCCGCATCGAGGACCTCCGACAGGCCTCCTCGGCGTCGTTTCGGCTCGTCACCCTTGGCGCAGCCATCTCGCTCGTCGGCACCGCCACGGTGGTCCACTACGCGCTTGCGACGCCGTGGGACATCGCCTTCCTGATCGGTGCGCTGCTGGTCGCCACCGGCCCGACCGTGATCTCGCCGATCCTCGACGTGGTGCCGGTCCGCGACCGTGTCGGGACCGCACTCGAAACCGAGGGGATCGTCAACGACGTCACGGCCGCGGTCCTCGCGGTCGTGGTGTTCGAGGTCGTCGTCCTCGGCGAGGGGTTCGGCACCGTCGAAATCGTCGCCGAGTTCCTGACGAAGATCGGTGTCGGTCTCCTCGTCGGCACGGCGGTCGCCGGCGCGCTCTGGTATCTGCTGCGGTACGTCGACCTCTCGCCGGGCAACGCTCCGCGGAACGCTCGCCTGCTGGTACTCGCCGGCGCGCTGGTGGCGTACGGCCTCGCCAACAGCTGGACCTCCGAGGCCGGCATCGCGGCGGTCGCGACCGCCGGGATCATCGTCGGCAACCTCGATATCCCCTACGAGGCCGAGATCACCGAGTTCAAGGGCGACGTCACGCTGATCGTCCTCTCCTTTGTGTTCATCGCGCTCGCCGCACTGCTCAACTTCCAGGACCTCCCGCTCGACCTCGGCGGCCTCGCCGTCGTGGTCGTCGTGGCGCTCGTGTTCCGGCCGCTCCTCGTCTTCCTCTCGACCACCGGTGATCGGTTCACTCGCGAGGAGCGCGTGTTCATGAGCCTGGTCGGGCCGCGGGGGATCATCCCGGCCTCGGTGGCGACGCTGTTCGCGGTGCGGCTCCAGGCCGAGGGGCTCGATGCGGCGGCGACGACGCTCGTGGGGACCGTCTTCCTCGTGATCTTCGCCACGGTGGTGTTCGAGGGCGGACTCGCCAGATACTTCGCGGAGTATCTCGACGTGATCCCCATGCGTGCGCTCATCGTCGGTGGTGGGAAGGTCGGCCGTGATCTCTCGACGCGGCTCGAAGCCCGCGGTGAGAACGTCGTGATCGTCGAGGACGACCAGTCGATCGTCACGACCGCCCGGAACGAGGGGTTCACGGTTCACGTCGGCGACGGCACCAACAGTGACGTGTTGCGGTCGGCGGGGGCCGAGAACGCCTCGACAGTCGTCGCGACGACCGGTGACGACGACGTCAATCTCCTCGTTGCCCAGCTCGCGGCCACGACGTTCGATACCGATCGGGTCATCTCGCGGGTCAACCGTCCGGAGAACGTCGACGCCTTCGCGGATCTCGACGTCGACACTATCTCCTCGACGGAGGCCACCTCGTGGGCGATCGACAACCGGATCGAACGCCCTGCACTCTGGAACTGGATGACCGAACTCGGCCGGTCGGGCGACGTCCAGGAGTTCGAGGTCACTGCCAAGGACGTCGCGGGCAAGACCATCGCGGACCTCAGCAGCGCGATCCCCGAGGGCTGTCTGATCGCACTCGTCTGCCGCAACGGCGAGAACAAGGTCCCCGACGGCGACTTCGAACTCCAACAGGGCGATCGTATCACGCTCGTCGGACTCAACGAGTCGGTCCAGGGTGCGCTCGAACGGTTCCATCCTGCCGACTAA
- a CDS encoding AMP-dependent synthetase/ligase yields MAWQDAEASFESDVLGETTVPKMFEASTPRNAELVAQRYKGGIYDRSLAGPVLPTAPDGEYASLSYARMRRSVRRLAAGFRDLGVEAGDRVGIFANTRMEWAQTDFALLAAGGVVTTVYTGSSPDQVEYLLDDPGATGVVVENEELLERVLAVEDELDLEFVVSMDEIDGYGDRDDVLTLAQVHERGVGAFDADAYEGWLDDRAPDDLASLIYTSGTTGQPKGVQLTHRNFKSNVDQVYRRFGPRPDKGDTPAIDTDSEAISFLPLAHVFERLSGHFLMFAAGATVGYAESPDTLQEDFGLLQPTTGASVPRVYEKLYDAIRDQAAESAVRERIFEWAVEIGRTYQTADSPGIGLRAKRAVADRLVFGQVREALGGNVEFLISGGGSLSPDLAELFHGMGVPILEGYGLTETAPVVSVNPPEEPEVGTIGPPVHDEEVRIDSTVVADDLAAKSGGEVGELLVRGPNVTDGYWNRPEETEDAFSEGWFRTGDVVEQQPDGYITFRERSKQLLVLSTGKNVAPGPIEDSFAQHSAVEQCMAVGDGEKFVGALIVPNEAHVREWAADEGIDLPDDSQALCEDARVQEYVQETVTTVNEDFEAHEKIKKFALVPEEFTEDNDLLTPTMKKKRRNVLDRYADEIERLYGR; encoded by the coding sequence ATGGCCTGGCAGGATGCGGAAGCGTCGTTCGAGAGCGATGTTCTCGGCGAGACCACAGTTCCGAAGATGTTCGAGGCGAGCACCCCCCGGAACGCCGAATTGGTGGCCCAGCGGTACAAGGGTGGGATCTACGACCGCTCGCTCGCCGGTCCCGTTCTCCCGACCGCCCCCGACGGCGAGTACGCGAGCCTGAGCTACGCCCGGATGCGCCGGTCGGTCCGACGACTCGCAGCCGGGTTTCGCGACCTCGGTGTGGAGGCGGGCGATCGGGTCGGCATCTTCGCGAACACCCGGATGGAGTGGGCCCAGACTGACTTCGCGCTCTTGGCTGCTGGCGGGGTCGTCACCACCGTCTACACGGGCTCCTCGCCAGATCAGGTCGAGTATCTCCTCGACGATCCCGGCGCGACGGGCGTCGTGGTCGAAAACGAGGAACTCCTCGAACGCGTGCTGGCGGTCGAGGACGAACTCGACCTCGAATTCGTGGTTTCGATGGACGAGATCGACGGCTACGGCGACCGCGACGACGTGCTCACGCTCGCGCAGGTCCACGAGCGCGGCGTCGGCGCGTTCGATGCCGATGCGTACGAGGGATGGCTCGACGACCGCGCACCCGACGACCTCGCCAGCCTGATCTACACCTCGGGCACGACCGGCCAGCCGAAGGGCGTCCAGCTGACCCACCGGAACTTCAAATCGAACGTCGATCAGGTCTATCGCCGGTTCGGTCCGCGGCCCGACAAGGGCGACACGCCCGCGATCGACACCGATTCCGAGGCGATCTCTTTCCTCCCGCTTGCCCACGTCTTCGAGCGGCTCTCGGGACATTTCCTGATGTTCGCGGCCGGCGCGACCGTGGGCTACGCCGAGAGTCCCGACACCCTCCAGGAGGACTTCGGACTCCTCCAGCCCACCACCGGCGCGAGCGTGCCTCGCGTGTACGAAAAGCTCTACGACGCCATCCGCGACCAGGCGGCCGAGTCCGCAGTGCGCGAACGGATCTTCGAGTGGGCGGTCGAGATCGGGCGTACCTACCAGACCGCGGACTCGCCCGGGATCGGGCTCCGCGCGAAGCGCGCGGTCGCCGATCGCCTGGTGTTCGGCCAGGTTCGGGAGGCACTGGGCGGCAACGTCGAGTTCCTCATCAGCGGCGGCGGCAGCCTCTCGCCCGACCTCGCCGAACTCTTTCATGGAATGGGGGTCCCGATCCTCGAAGGCTACGGCCTGACCGAGACCGCACCGGTCGTCAGCGTCAACCCACCCGAGGAGCCGGAAGTCGGCACCATCGGTCCGCCGGTCCACGACGAGGAAGTCCGGATCGATTCGACGGTCGTGGCCGACGACCTCGCCGCGAAAAGCGGGGGCGAGGTGGGCGAACTCCTCGTCCGCGGCCCGAACGTCACCGATGGCTACTGGAATCGGCCCGAGGAAACCGAGGACGCCTTCTCCGAAGGATGGTTCCGGACCGGCGATGTCGTCGAGCAACAGCCAGATGGGTATATCACGTTCCGCGAGCGCTCGAAACAGCTTCTCGTGCTTTCGACGGGCAAGAACGTCGCGCCGGGCCCGATCGAGGATTCGTTCGCCCAGCACTCGGCGGTCGAGCAGTGCATGGCGGTCGGCGACGGGGAGAAGTTCGTCGGCGCGTTGATCGTGCCGAACGAGGCCCACGTCCGCGAGTGGGCCGCCGACGAGGGGATCGATCTCCCCGACGACTCCCAGGCGCTCTGTGAGGACGCGCGCGTCCAAGAGTACGTTCAGGAAACCGTCACGACCGTCAACGAGGACTTCGAGGCCCACGAGAAAATCAAGAAGTTCGCGCTGGTGCCCGAGGAGTTCACCGAGGACAACGACCTCCTGACCCCGACGATGAAGAAGAAACGCCGGAACGTCCTCGACCGCTACGCCGACGAGATCGAGCGGCTCTACGGACGGTAG
- a CDS encoding MBL fold metallo-hydrolase has protein sequence MAIGDVFAVEGCPDLYYVDTGMYDTEEYGAVYLLDAERPALIDTGIGTRYENILASLDEVGIAREDLAYILPTHVHLDHAGGAGYLAEACPNATVMTHEIGVPHLIDPEALVAGTKAAVEDQWSFYAEPKPVPEDRIEGIAGGDAIDLGDRTLDVHHAPGHAPHQVMFHDRATDALFTGDAAGIWIPGIERIRQTSPPSNFDLDACLDDVETIREIEPDVLCFGHFGPREYDDALMTEYARVLEEWVAAVADKRAELGDDEAVIEHFVETSEMVDVWGERKARAEERLNTRGVLAALDEQ, from the coding sequence ATGGCCATCGGCGACGTCTTCGCAGTCGAGGGGTGTCCGGATCTCTACTACGTCGACACCGGGATGTACGACACCGAGGAGTACGGCGCGGTGTACCTCCTCGACGCCGAACGACCCGCACTGATCGACACCGGGATCGGTACGCGCTACGAGAACATCCTCGCTTCCCTCGACGAGGTAGGGATCGCCCGCGAGGATCTCGCCTACATCCTCCCGACCCACGTCCACCTCGATCACGCCGGCGGCGCGGGCTACCTCGCCGAGGCGTGCCCGAACGCCACGGTCATGACTCACGAGATCGGGGTTCCTCATCTGATCGATCCCGAGGCTCTCGTCGCGGGCACCAAGGCCGCCGTCGAGGACCAGTGGAGCTTCTACGCCGAACCGAAACCCGTCCCCGAGGATCGGATCGAGGGGATCGCGGGCGGCGACGCGATCGACCTCGGGGATCGAACGCTCGACGTCCACCACGCGCCAGGCCACGCACCCCACCAAGTGATGTTTCATGACCGCGCGACCGACGCGCTGTTCACCGGCGATGCCGCCGGCATCTGGATTCCCGGGATCGAGCGGATCCGTCAGACCTCGCCCCCCTCGAACTTCGATCTCGACGCCTGCCTCGACGACGTCGAGACCATCCGCGAGATCGAGCCCGACGTGCTCTGCTTCGGCCATTTCGGCCCCCGCGAGTACGACGACGCGCTGATGACCGAGTACGCGCGCGTCCTCGAAGAGTGGGTCGCGGCCGTGGCGGACAAACGCGCCGAACTGGGAGATGACGAAGCGGTGATCGAACACTTCGTCGAGACGAGTGAGATGGTCGATGTGTGGGGCGAGCGCAAGGCCCGTGCCGAGGAGCGGCTGAACACCCGAGGCGTGCTCGCCGCCCTCGACGAACAGTAA
- the serS gene encoding serine--tRNA ligase: protein MLSRQYLRDHTDEVRQALTDRGADDVDLDRVLEIDTEWREHKNRGDELRHERNQISDRIGDLKAAGEDEEAEHAIERSQELKDEIQEVEERADELEAELDDALLEIPNVPHESVPVGADESDNVEVRREGFDDLRDLADPVVPHYDLGEELDILDFERGAKVTGGGFYFLKGDGARLEHALIQFMLDVHREQSYVDVFPPIPVNSRSMTGTSQLPKFNEDAYRVGGDEHEGYDDDDLWLCPTAEVPVTNMYRDDILLDDDLPLKHQAYTPNFRREAGEHGTETRGIVRVHQFNKVELVNFVRPEESYDRHEELVEEAAEPLRRLGLPYRVLHMCTGDLGFAPAKKYDIEVWAPGDDMDDGPEEGGRWLEVSSASNFEDFQARRAGLRYRPERHESADYLHTLNASGTAVGRVMVAILEYYQNPDGTVEVPEALRPYMGGQEVIEGHEPVGESAVGAGRKE from the coding sequence ATGCTCAGCAGACAGTATCTCCGCGACCACACCGACGAGGTCCGGCAAGCGCTCACCGATCGCGGGGCCGACGACGTCGATCTCGATCGCGTGCTCGAAATCGACACGGAGTGGCGCGAGCACAAGAACCGGGGCGACGAGCTCCGCCATGAGCGCAACCAGATCAGCGATCGGATCGGCGATCTCAAAGCGGCCGGCGAGGACGAGGAGGCCGAGCACGCCATCGAGCGTTCCCAAGAGCTCAAAGACGAGATCCAAGAGGTCGAGGAACGTGCCGACGAACTCGAAGCAGAACTCGACGACGCTCTCCTCGAAATTCCGAACGTCCCCCACGAGAGCGTTCCTGTGGGTGCGGACGAATCGGACAACGTCGAGGTCCGCCGCGAGGGGTTCGACGATCTGCGCGACCTGGCCGATCCCGTCGTGCCCCACTACGACCTCGGCGAGGAGTTGGATATCCTTGACTTCGAGCGCGGCGCGAAGGTCACGGGTGGGGGGTTCTATTTCCTGAAAGGCGATGGCGCGCGCTTGGAGCACGCGCTGATCCAGTTCATGCTCGACGTCCATCGCGAACAGTCATACGTCGACGTGTTCCCCCCGATCCCGGTCAACTCGCGATCGATGACCGGCACCAGCCAGCTCCCGAAGTTCAACGAGGACGCCTACCGGGTCGGCGGGGACGAGCACGAGGGCTACGACGACGACGATCTCTGGCTCTGTCCCACCGCGGAGGTGCCGGTGACGAACATGTACCGCGACGACATCCTGCTGGACGACGATCTTCCCCTCAAGCACCAGGCGTACACGCCGAACTTCCGGCGCGAAGCGGGCGAGCACGGCACCGAAACCCGCGGGATCGTCCGCGTTCACCAGTTCAACAAGGTCGAGCTGGTCAATTTCGTCCGTCCCGAGGAGAGCTACGACCGCCACGAAGAGCTCGTCGAGGAGGCCGCCGAACCGCTGCGACGGCTCGGGCTTCCCTACCGGGTGCTTCACATGTGTACCGGCGATCTCGGGTTCGCGCCCGCGAAGAAGTACGATATCGAGGTGTGGGCCCCCGGCGACGACATGGACGACGGCCCCGAGGAGGGCGGGCGGTGGCTCGAAGTCTCCTCGGCGTCGAACTTCGAGGACTTTCAGGCGCGTCGGGCCGGCCTCCGGTACCGCCCGGAGCGCCACGAGTCGGCGGACTATCTCCACACGCTCAACGCCTCGGGGACCGCGGTCGGGCGCGTGATGGTCGCCATCCTCGAATACTACCAGAACCCCGATGGCACGGTCGAGGTGCCCGAGGCGCTCCGGCCGTACATGGGTGGTCAGGAGGTCATCGAGGGCCACGAACCCGTCGGCGAGAGCGCGGTCGGGGCGGGCAGGAAGGAGTGA
- a CDS encoding nuclear transport factor 2 family protein, with protein sequence MSATAVVRSYYAAIDESRYDDLAGLLAADFVHERPDRTFGGREAFVVFMRDDRPRTDTTHELDAIYTDEPSGDVATGTETGGEVAVRGRLLGADGERLFGFVDVHTVENGSIARIRTYTD encoded by the coding sequence ATGAGCGCGACGGCTGTCGTTCGATCGTACTACGCCGCCATCGACGAGAGCCGGTACGATGATCTCGCCGGCCTGCTCGCGGCCGACTTCGTCCACGAGCGTCCCGACCGGACGTTCGGGGGGCGCGAGGCGTTCGTCGTGTTCATGCGCGACGACCGTCCCCGCACCGACACGACTCACGAACTCGATGCGATCTATACCGACGAACCCAGCGGGGACGTGGCTACGGGAACCGAGACCGGTGGCGAGGTCGCCGTCCGTGGACGGCTGCTCGGTGCGGACGGCGAACGACTGTTCGGGTTCGTCGATGTCCACACCGTCGAGAACGGATCGATAGCACGCATTCGAACCTACACCGACTGA
- a CDS encoding ferredoxin: protein MRIEYDRDTCIGMFQCVAEWDGFEADEDAGKAILVDGEEREESTAARGDADREGTTVVREIPDDAELDAKFAARACPVDAIAVYDDGERIIP from the coding sequence ATGCGCATCGAGTACGACCGCGACACCTGCATCGGGATGTTCCAGTGCGTCGCCGAGTGGGACGGGTTCGAGGCCGACGAGGACGCCGGGAAGGCGATCCTCGTCGACGGCGAGGAACGCGAAGAAAGCACCGCAGCGCGAGGCGACGCCGACCGCGAGGGCACCACGGTCGTCCGCGAGATTCCCGACGACGCGGAGCTGGATGCGAAGTTCGCCGCGAGAGCGTGCCCCGTCGACGCCATCGCGGTCTACGACGACGGCGAGCGCATCATTCCCTGA